Proteins found in one Alteromonas macleodii genomic segment:
- a CDS encoding YdgA family protein codes for MNKPLLAGAGVTLVALGIAPYFIGSSVEDNVNAAVNGFNEQAVYSAEVLSYDKGWFSTKAEIKLAIDFRALFNAQNVDAVEMPLDENPNITATLVAHHGPVYFGDGVGLGRVHYTVSIDGDELREYVQWDGQQSIYHNEGVVGLLGGLSYKDVIPALSATNEEEGFTLLFSGYTGEAKPDGGQTLYTSSGESLSINADEFSMKMANLSMDVTYDGSMMEAFKGELFESKIEALIETMEVSGLEAGATVQLENIALITDTNIDKDNNTANVYVEYAIDKVEGPELEASDMVLGVALNNLDVDFIKAYQDFSNTSLMIPPEEVHAKMMEFVEANLLPQLKAEPELNITTLKATLPEGSFTAHANTKLVGIDALPGTMEDVAYWVTHLMADAQIVADKAFAQSVASGYMMGQLMATPQAQSMSAEELEAAVEQQTPMMLSTFAQQGLIKETEKGYETKLELKDGKASVNGTPIPLPFAPQ; via the coding sequence ATGAACAAACCTCTTTTAGCTGGCGCTGGCGTGACTTTAGTTGCGCTTGGTATTGCCCCTTATTTTATCGGTTCTAGCGTTGAAGATAACGTTAACGCTGCAGTAAACGGATTTAACGAACAGGCTGTATATTCAGCCGAAGTCCTTTCATACGACAAAGGCTGGTTCTCAACAAAAGCAGAAATCAAACTTGCTATAGACTTTCGAGCGCTTTTCAATGCGCAAAATGTTGACGCAGTAGAAATGCCTTTAGACGAAAACCCTAACATTACCGCTACTTTGGTCGCTCATCACGGTCCTGTGTATTTTGGTGACGGCGTTGGATTAGGGCGCGTTCATTATACAGTGTCGATTGATGGCGATGAATTAAGAGAGTACGTTCAATGGGATGGGCAACAGTCCATCTATCACAATGAAGGCGTGGTTGGTCTATTAGGCGGCCTAAGTTATAAAGATGTAATTCCCGCCCTTAGCGCTACTAATGAGGAAGAAGGCTTTACCCTGCTATTTTCCGGTTATACGGGTGAAGCGAAGCCTGATGGCGGGCAAACCTTATATACGTCCTCGGGCGAGTCGCTAAGTATTAACGCCGATGAGTTTTCAATGAAAATGGCTAATTTATCTATGGATGTAACCTATGACGGCAGCATGATGGAAGCTTTCAAGGGCGAATTGTTTGAATCTAAAATTGAAGCGCTCATCGAAACCATGGAAGTATCTGGCCTTGAAGCGGGCGCTACGGTGCAGCTAGAAAATATTGCACTGATTACAGACACTAACATTGATAAAGACAACAACACCGCCAATGTGTACGTAGAATACGCCATTGATAAGGTAGAGGGGCCTGAACTTGAAGCCTCTGATATGGTGTTAGGCGTTGCCCTAAACAACTTAGACGTAGACTTCATCAAGGCTTATCAAGACTTTAGCAACACATCTTTGATGATCCCTCCTGAAGAAGTACACGCTAAAATGATGGAGTTTGTCGAAGCTAACTTACTTCCACAGCTGAAAGCCGAACCTGAACTTAACATTACGACGCTTAAAGCGACGTTGCCTGAAGGCTCGTTTACTGCCCATGCGAATACTAAGCTAGTAGGCATTGATGCGCTACCGGGTACCATGGAAGATGTGGCCTATTGGGTAACACACCTCATGGCCGACGCACAAATAGTTGCTGATAAGGCCTTTGCGCAAAGCGTAGCGTCTGGTTATATGATGGGTCAATTGATGGCGACACCACAAGCGCAAAGCATGTCAGCAGAAGAACTCGAAGCAGCAGTAGAGCAGCAAACTCCTATGATGTTAAGCACCTTTGCTCAGCAAGGCTTGATAAAAGAAACCGAGAAGGGTTACGAGACAAAACTGGAGCTTAAAGACGGCAAAGCCAGCGTTAACGGCACGCCTATTCCACTGCCTTTTGCGCCTCAGTAA